One genomic segment of Vulgatibacter sp. includes these proteins:
- a CDS encoding ABC transporter ATP-binding protein: protein MTPILETVELTKTYKVGFRRRDLTAVKQLSLSVSAGEIFGFLGPNGAGKSTTIKMLVGLTYPTSGGASIFGHRIPSRKGRERMGFLPEHPYFHDFLTPWEVLALAGRLCGLSTATLRERSAKLLELVGLQAAQDLPLRRFSKGMLQRIGIAQALINDPDLVILDEPMSGLDPMGRKDVREIIFRLKEEGKTVFFSTHILSDVEAICDRVGLMLGGELREMGRLDSLLSANTRGIDVVVAALPPALAATIGELAKRTVPKGDATSLSFETEDTADRAIGLLASAGLRIVSVNRHRETLEDLYVRRANETGTAKPRGPSLHPTS from the coding sequence ATGACGCCAATTCTTGAAACGGTAGAGCTTACCAAGACCTACAAGGTCGGGTTCCGCCGCCGGGATCTCACGGCAGTGAAGCAACTGAGCCTTTCGGTGAGTGCTGGGGAAATTTTCGGCTTTCTCGGGCCGAACGGTGCGGGGAAGAGCACCACCATCAAGATGCTGGTCGGACTGACCTACCCTACCTCAGGTGGCGCGAGCATCTTCGGCCACCGAATCCCGTCGCGTAAGGGTAGGGAGCGGATGGGCTTCCTACCGGAACATCCCTACTTCCATGACTTCCTCACGCCTTGGGAGGTCCTCGCTCTGGCGGGCCGTCTGTGCGGGCTCTCGACTGCGACTTTGCGGGAACGCTCCGCCAAGCTACTCGAGCTGGTGGGGCTCCAAGCCGCACAGGATCTGCCGTTGCGCCGATTCTCAAAGGGCATGCTGCAGCGCATTGGCATCGCCCAGGCGCTCATCAACGATCCCGACCTCGTGATTCTGGATGAACCGATGAGCGGCCTCGATCCGATGGGGCGCAAGGATGTACGCGAAATCATCTTCCGCCTCAAAGAGGAGGGAAAGACCGTCTTTTTCTCCACACACATTCTTTCCGACGTTGAAGCGATCTGCGACCGCGTCGGGCTGATGCTGGGCGGTGAGCTCCGAGAGATGGGTCGGTTGGACAGCCTGCTTTCGGCGAACACCCGGGGAATCGATGTGGTGGTGGCCGCGCTGCCGCCCGCTCTTGCCGCGACGATCGGCGAGCTTGCGAAGCGTACGGTGCCAAAGGGCGATGCGACCTCACTCAGCTTCGAGACAGAGGATACAGCTGATCGTGCGATCGGGCTCCTCGCCTCCGCCGGCTTACGCATCGTCTCCGTCAACCGGCACCGGGAGACGCTCGAGGACCTCTACGTCCGTCGCGCCAACGAGACCGGAACGGCCAAGCCGCGTGGGCCCAGCCTCCATCCCACGAGCTGA
- the pilM gene encoding type IV pilus assembly protein PilM codes for MAKGKLALGLDIGSSSVKMVLLKESKRGFELAHFGIAPIPSEAIVDGALMNSTAIVQAIQELVAAQKIKHKEVALGVAGHSVIIKKIQLPVMSQEQLDEAIAFEAEQYIPFDIKDVNIDTQILTPPGDEADGVMDVLLVAVKKDMINDYTSVIAEAGLTPTIVDVDAFAVQNAYETAYGIPPGETVVLINAGASVVNINILANGITSFTRDITLGGNLFTEEIQKQLNVSHDEAEALKVGGSAGGDADAVVPQEVERVIQGVAEQMAGEIQRSLDFYAATAADGRISRVLLSGGTARIPALQRTIAQRCGVPVEILNPFRNIEIDHRRFDPKYILEVAPMAAVAVGLGLRKPHDK; via the coding sequence ATGGCCAAGGGCAAGCTGGCGCTGGGACTCGATATCGGGTCGAGCTCCGTCAAGATGGTCCTGCTCAAGGAGTCGAAGCGCGGCTTCGAGCTCGCACATTTCGGCATTGCGCCGATCCCTTCCGAGGCGATCGTCGACGGCGCCCTGATGAACTCGACTGCCATCGTGCAGGCGATCCAGGAGCTGGTCGCCGCCCAGAAAATCAAGCACAAGGAAGTGGCGCTTGGCGTTGCAGGCCACTCGGTGATCATCAAGAAGATCCAGCTGCCGGTGATGAGCCAGGAGCAGCTGGATGAGGCAATTGCCTTCGAAGCCGAGCAATACATCCCGTTCGATATCAAAGACGTGAACATCGACACCCAGATCCTCACGCCGCCGGGTGACGAGGCGGACGGGGTGATGGACGTCCTTCTTGTCGCGGTGAAGAAGGACATGATCAACGACTACACGTCGGTGATCGCCGAGGCGGGCCTTACTCCAACGATCGTGGATGTCGACGCCTTCGCGGTGCAGAACGCCTACGAGACCGCCTACGGGATCCCACCTGGCGAAACGGTCGTGCTGATCAACGCCGGCGCCTCGGTGGTCAACATCAACATCCTGGCCAACGGCATCACTTCCTTCACTCGCGACATCACGTTGGGCGGCAACCTCTTCACCGAAGAGATCCAGAAGCAGCTCAACGTCTCGCATGACGAGGCGGAGGCGCTGAAGGTCGGTGGCAGCGCAGGTGGTGACGCGGACGCGGTGGTTCCCCAGGAGGTCGAACGGGTGATCCAGGGCGTCGCCGAGCAGATGGCCGGAGAGATCCAGCGGTCCCTCGACTTCTACGCGGCTACCGCTGCCGATGGCCGAATCAGCCGCGTGCTCCTCTCCGGCGGTACGGCCCGCATCCCCGCGCTGCAGCGCACCATCGCGCAGCGCTGCGGTGTTCCGGTCGAAATTCTCAACCCCTTCCGCAACATCGAGATCGATCACCGTCGCTTCGACCCCAAGTACATTCTGGAAGTCGCTCCGATGGCAGCGGTTGCGGTTGGATTGGGCCTTCGCAAGCCCCACGACAAATAA
- a CDS encoding type 4a pilus biogenesis protein PilO, which translates to MEQLIDKIAKAPWGTKIGIVVLIAAVTTGLNWYLFTDDLEMQIERTEEQRKKLEGDFIDKQQIADNLNEYRRQKELLEQKLEAALQELPQDKAIDELLRQMNDVGVKAGLEITAVEPQPESKEQFFARIPVKMKVAGNYHEVAVFFDSVGKLKRIVNVTDIKFAQPTKRNEKMVLAAEFQATTFRFLKPEEMAPPAKPKGAK; encoded by the coding sequence ATGGAGCAGCTGATCGACAAGATTGCCAAGGCGCCCTGGGGCACGAAGATCGGCATCGTGGTGCTCATTGCCGCGGTGACCACCGGCCTCAACTGGTACCTCTTCACCGACGATCTCGAGATGCAGATCGAGCGGACGGAGGAGCAGCGCAAGAAGCTCGAGGGCGACTTCATCGACAAGCAGCAGATCGCCGACAACCTCAACGAGTACCGGCGGCAGAAGGAGCTCCTCGAGCAGAAGCTCGAGGCGGCGCTGCAGGAGCTCCCGCAGGACAAGGCGATCGACGAGCTGCTCCGCCAGATGAACGACGTCGGCGTGAAGGCCGGCCTCGAGATCACGGCGGTCGAGCCGCAGCCCGAGAGCAAGGAGCAGTTCTTCGCCCGGATCCCAGTGAAGATGAAGGTCGCGGGCAACTATCACGAAGTCGCGGTCTTCTTCGACTCGGTTGGCAAGCTCAAGCGCATCGTCAACGTCACAGACATCAAGTTCGCGCAGCCGACCAAGCGCAACGAGAAGATGGTGCTCGCTGCCGAGTTCCAGGCGACGACCTTCCGCTTCCTCAAGCCGGAAGAGATGGCGCCGCCGGCGAAGCCCAAGGGAGCGAAGTGA
- a CDS encoding prepilin peptidase, with amino-acid sequence MLDALPIWYALVVAFLFGTLVGSFLNVVIARVPTGMSVVKPRSRCPGCERPIAGYDNVPIVSWLLLRGQCRRCGIRISPRYPFVELAVGLLAVAAVRQFGPSWWAVAAFGFLAVLVALTYIDLDHWLLPRSITIPFIAIGLGVSLIPGAPGIASSAMGAAAGFAAFVVLGFLAEKILKKEALGGGDVWLLAMIGAWLGVESLLPVVLLASLQGAVIGGFLLIAARRRQQATAMAPPKPTGDADLDDWVPPEGAVPFGPFLALGAAEYLFFGERLVDWYLGLLAGG; translated from the coding sequence ATGCTCGATGCACTGCCAATCTGGTACGCCCTCGTTGTTGCCTTCCTGTTCGGAACGCTGGTCGGTTCGTTCCTCAACGTGGTGATAGCTCGTGTGCCCACGGGCATGTCGGTGGTGAAGCCGCGCTCGCGATGCCCGGGTTGCGAGCGCCCGATCGCGGGCTACGACAACGTCCCGATCGTCTCGTGGCTCCTGCTCCGCGGACAGTGCCGTCGTTGCGGGATCCGGATCTCGCCTAGGTATCCCTTCGTCGAACTAGCGGTTGGTCTCCTGGCGGTCGCCGCTGTTCGCCAATTCGGTCCGAGCTGGTGGGCTGTTGCGGCGTTCGGCTTCCTGGCGGTGCTGGTGGCTCTCACCTACATCGATCTGGACCACTGGCTGCTACCTCGTTCGATCACGATACCGTTCATCGCGATTGGACTTGGCGTGTCGCTGATCCCGGGAGCACCTGGGATCGCCTCGTCGGCGATGGGGGCCGCCGCCGGATTCGCCGCGTTCGTCGTGCTCGGCTTCCTCGCCGAGAAAATTCTCAAGAAGGAAGCTCTCGGCGGCGGCGACGTCTGGCTGCTAGCGATGATCGGTGCCTGGCTCGGCGTCGAGTCGCTGCTGCCGGTGGTGCTTCTCGCCTCCCTGCAGGGTGCGGTGATCGGCGGCTTTCTCCTGATCGCCGCCCGGCGGCGCCAGCAGGCTACGGCGATGGCGCCCCCGAAGCCCACCGGCGACGCGGACCTCGACGACTGGGTTCCGCCGGAAGGTGCGGTTCCCTTTGGGCCCTTCCTGGCCCTCGGCGCGGCGGAATACCTCTTCTTCGGTGAGCGCCTGGTCGACTGGTACCTGGGCCTGCTCGCCGGAGGCTGA
- a CDS encoding pilus assembly protein PilP, whose product MRRLDFLAVTLGAIALAGCEDAPKAPPKPAAPAAKAKAAEPAVAAEAAAAGEQAPIVAEYVYTPIGKRDPFRSFFDSFEPVEPQQNVDAKCGLLCQFELDQLRLVAVVSGVASPLAMVEDPDGRGHMVRRGSHVGKRSGRISDIRRDRVVVTELLRNKQGQILPVQTEMPLRSQDGTRDKPSNELIDLSMADGR is encoded by the coding sequence ATGCGGAGGCTCGATTTTCTCGCCGTGACGCTCGGCGCCATCGCGCTCGCTGGATGCGAGGACGCGCCGAAGGCCCCGCCGAAGCCCGCGGCCCCTGCTGCGAAGGCCAAGGCGGCGGAGCCCGCAGTCGCTGCCGAGGCGGCTGCTGCGGGTGAGCAGGCGCCGATCGTGGCTGAGTACGTTTATACCCCCATCGGCAAGCGGGATCCCTTCCGGTCCTTCTTCGACTCCTTCGAGCCGGTCGAGCCGCAGCAGAACGTCGACGCGAAGTGCGGGCTGCTCTGCCAGTTCGAGCTCGACCAGCTGCGCCTCGTCGCTGTGGTCTCCGGCGTGGCCAGCCCGCTGGCGATGGTCGAGGATCCGGACGGGCGCGGGCACATGGTCCGGCGGGGCAGCCACGTCGGCAAGCGCAGCGGCCGCATCTCCGACATCCGCCGGGACCGGGTGGTGGTGACGGAGCTGCTGCGCAACAAGCAGGGCCAGATTCTTCCGGTGCAGACCGAGATGCCGCTCCGCTCGCAGGATGGCACTCGGGACAAGCCGAGCAACGAACTGATCGATCTCAGCATGGCGGACGGCCGCTGA
- a CDS encoding sigma-54-dependent transcriptional regulator has translation MAFHHLLVVDDEESMRHVLLLLLEQRGYAVRAVGSAEEALQELESRPYDVVITDVRMPRMSGIELVQRGRAASPETSFLVMSAYGSEELAIEALKAGAFDYVSKPFKPDELAIKLRMAEERERFRSQVQRLKAELHEEKGLDAIIGHSVATNDLARQIRRIAPVKTTVLITGESGTGKELVARALHELSPRSNQPFVGVNCGAIPETLMESELFGHVKGAFTDAGRNRKGLFAEADGGTLFLDEIAELSPQMQVKLLRVLQEEEIRPVGESRSQKIDVRVVAATMKDLQRAVADGSFREDLYYRLNVVNLDLPPLRARTDDIPPLVRHFLGKYNARLRREPPVRRISDEAMALLRSYPWPGNVRELENAIERALVLAEGEELGPEAFDRLRSAEARSSLAKGGRAVLLDDSELSIKQAVRRIEEELIRRALEHTGGNRTRAAQVLEISHRALLYKLKEFRIR, from the coding sequence ATGGCGTTCCATCACCTGCTCGTCGTCGACGACGAAGAATCGATGCGCCACGTCCTCCTGCTCCTCCTCGAGCAGCGGGGCTACGCTGTGCGCGCCGTGGGCTCCGCGGAGGAAGCGCTACAGGAACTCGAGAGCCGTCCCTACGACGTGGTGATCACCGACGTGCGGATGCCGCGCATGAGCGGCATCGAGCTGGTGCAGCGGGGTAGGGCAGCCTCCCCCGAGACCAGCTTCCTGGTGATGAGCGCGTACGGTTCCGAGGAGCTGGCGATTGAGGCCCTCAAGGCCGGGGCCTTCGATTACGTCTCCAAACCGTTCAAGCCGGACGAGCTCGCGATCAAGCTCCGTATGGCCGAGGAGCGGGAGCGCTTCCGCAGCCAGGTGCAGCGCCTCAAGGCCGAACTCCACGAAGAGAAGGGGCTGGACGCGATCATCGGTCACAGCGTCGCCACCAACGATCTCGCCCGCCAGATCCGCCGCATCGCCCCAGTGAAGACCACGGTGCTGATCACCGGGGAGAGCGGCACCGGCAAGGAGCTCGTCGCCCGCGCCCTCCACGAGCTCTCCCCGCGCAGCAACCAGCCCTTCGTCGGCGTGAACTGCGGCGCCATCCCGGAGACGCTCATGGAGAGCGAGCTCTTCGGGCATGTAAAGGGCGCCTTTACCGACGCAGGCCGAAATCGCAAGGGCCTCTTCGCGGAGGCGGACGGGGGCACACTCTTCCTCGACGAGATCGCTGAGCTCTCGCCGCAGATGCAGGTGAAGCTCCTCCGCGTGCTGCAGGAGGAGGAGATCCGCCCAGTCGGCGAGTCGCGCAGCCAGAAGATCGACGTCCGCGTGGTGGCGGCCACGATGAAGGACCTGCAGCGGGCGGTGGCCGATGGCTCGTTCCGCGAGGACCTCTATTACCGCCTCAACGTCGTGAACCTCGACCTGCCGCCGCTCCGTGCCCGCACCGACGACATCCCGCCCCTCGTCCGCCACTTCCTGGGCAAGTACAACGCCCGGCTGCGCCGGGAGCCGCCTGTCCGCCGGATCTCCGACGAGGCGATGGCGCTCCTGCGGAGCTATCCCTGGCCCGGCAACGTCCGCGAGCTGGAGAACGCGATCGAGCGGGCGCTTGTGCTTGCGGAGGGGGAGGAGCTCGGCCCGGAGGCCTTCGATCGGCTCCGGTCCGCAGAAGCCCGGTCGTCGCTGGCGAAGGGGGGGAGGGCGGTGCTGCTCGACGACAGCGAACTCTCGATCAAGCAGGCCGTGCGCCGAATCGAGGAGGAGCTGATCCGGCGCGCCCTCGAGCATACCGGTGGCAACCGGACCCGCGCCGCACAGGTGCTGGAGATCAGCCACCGGGCGCTGCTCTACAAGTTGAAGGAGTTTAGAATTCGCTGA
- a CDS encoding PilN domain-containing protein, with translation MIRINLLPVRQAKKKEAGQKQLAILAGCVLAVLGGNYFWYSSLDSTLTEKKQAVTKLQAEIKQLDQIIGEITNIKKDQADLEAKLAVLDRLRKGRTGPVKMLDALATLMPDRVWLREVDEKGGTLTLRGAAITNEDLADFMRELKKNAFFKEPSLKRASQVDDRDAGSRVIQFELSCAINYSA, from the coding sequence ATGATTCGGATCAACCTCCTCCCCGTCCGGCAGGCAAAGAAGAAGGAAGCGGGCCAGAAGCAGCTCGCCATCCTCGCCGGTTGCGTGCTCGCGGTGCTGGGCGGCAACTACTTCTGGTACTCGAGCCTCGACTCGACCCTTACCGAGAAGAAGCAGGCGGTCACCAAGCTGCAGGCGGAGATCAAACAGCTCGACCAGATCATCGGCGAAATCACGAACATCAAGAAGGACCAGGCGGATCTCGAGGCGAAGCTCGCGGTCCTGGATCGCCTGCGCAAGGGGCGCACCGGTCCGGTGAAGATGCTCGATGCTCTCGCCACGCTGATGCCCGACCGCGTCTGGCTCCGCGAGGTCGATGAGAAGGGTGGCACGCTCACGCTGCGCGGCGCCGCCATCACCAACGAGGACCTGGCGGATTTCATGCGGGAGCTCAAAAAGAACGCCTTCTTCAAGGAGCCGTCGCTGAAGCGGGCGAGCCAGGTCGACGACCGCGATGCCGGCTCGCGGGTGATCCAGTTCGAGCTCTCCTGCGCCATCAATTATTCGGCCTGA
- a CDS encoding sensor histidine kinase — protein sequence MASPRLSLRWQIAIWAVGFGLVFASLGFVGTAPLVQQAALRGSAAPMLALLAGLSALAGLALAFAVYALLVRTVARPADRLLRATERIGAQGGAPTLVAEEGPVFTRLGTAFDRMSGRLLEEQRRVEAQLDELRRVNRELTLARDAMVAQEKMAMVGRLSAGIAHEIGNPLAAILGYVEVAQTTPAGRGLAPMLERMEQEGRRIDRIVRDLLDFAKPRPADNLQPLEAELVARRAVRLVEGQGRFRGVAVSYDFAPGLPRVMANPHQLQQVLVNLLVNAADAMAGAGTLVVGARFDGRAVLLSVRDRGPGIDPAVLPRLFEPFFTTKDPGAGTGLGLAICHSLVQAIGGSIAARNHPDGGAVFEVRLPVVEESKAPPARIG from the coding sequence GTGGCGTCGCCCCGGCTTTCGCTGCGGTGGCAGATCGCGATCTGGGCGGTGGGCTTCGGCCTCGTCTTTGCCTCGCTCGGCTTTGTCGGTACGGCCCCGCTCGTCCAACAGGCGGCGCTGCGGGGCAGCGCTGCGCCGATGCTCGCGCTGCTCGCCGGCCTTTCGGCGCTCGCGGGCCTCGCGCTGGCCTTCGCCGTCTACGCGCTGCTGGTCCGCACCGTGGCCCGGCCTGCGGATCGCCTCCTCCGGGCCACGGAGCGCATCGGTGCGCAGGGCGGCGCCCCCACGCTCGTCGCGGAAGAGGGCCCGGTCTTCACCCGGCTGGGAACCGCCTTCGATCGAATGAGTGGTCGCCTCCTCGAGGAGCAGCGCCGGGTCGAGGCGCAGCTCGACGAGCTGCGCCGCGTCAACCGGGAGCTCACCCTAGCGCGGGACGCGATGGTCGCTCAGGAGAAGATGGCGATGGTCGGCCGCCTCTCCGCGGGCATCGCCCACGAGATCGGCAACCCCCTCGCCGCCATCCTGGGCTACGTGGAGGTGGCCCAGACCACGCCAGCAGGCCGCGGGCTGGCTCCCATGCTCGAGCGGATGGAGCAGGAGGGCCGGCGCATCGACCGGATTGTGCGGGACCTCCTCGACTTTGCCAAACCGCGGCCCGCGGACAACCTCCAGCCGTTGGAGGCGGAGCTCGTGGCCCGACGAGCGGTGCGCCTGGTCGAAGGGCAGGGGAGGTTCCGCGGCGTCGCCGTCTCCTACGACTTCGCCCCCGGCCTGCCACGCGTCATGGCCAACCCCCACCAGCTGCAGCAGGTGCTTGTGAACCTCCTCGTCAACGCGGCGGACGCGATGGCGGGCGCCGGCACACTGGTCGTCGGGGCCCGGTTCGATGGTCGCGCCGTTCTTCTTTCCGTCCGCGACCGGGGCCCCGGCATCGACCCCGCGGTCCTGCCCCGGCTCTTCGAGCCCTTCTTCACCACCAAGGATCCGGGCGCGGGCACCGGCCTCGGGCTGGCGATCTGCCATTCGCTCGTGCAGGCGATCGGCGGCTCGATTGCCGCAAGGAACCATCCCGACGGCGGCGCCGTCTTCGAGGTGCGCCTGCCCGTGGTAGAGGAGAGCAAAGCGCCCCCGGCGCGGATCGGCTGA